A stretch of Mobula birostris isolate sMobBir1 chromosome 2, sMobBir1.hap1, whole genome shotgun sequence DNA encodes these proteins:
- the LOC140209971 gene encoding meprin A subunit alpha-like has translation MHSSALYSFSLVVFLAYCETLVIRKGPFENYYEVDVSNLKEDIPQINAESQRFLLQGDIAVVRERNAHKDPTKRWTFPVPYILTDSLELNAKGIILDVFEQFRLKSCIDFKPYEGEKSFLSFKKLYGCWSFIGNNHNGQVLSIGKNCDSKPLVEHEILHALGFYHEHSRPDYDDYVNIWWNEIQPGKVSSFEVYGDDIITDQNTPYDYESLMHYPPFSFNKNDSVPTITAKIPVFNDIIGQRLDFSALDLLRLNRMYKCNATLTLLDQCAFEFLNICGMIQGEQDATDWVHVKSSPGNKDHTINGKCRDAGYFMYLDTKNGNAGQNAVLESRILYPRRDEQCLQFFYKMTGSPMDKLVIWMKMDDGTGTVRKLVKIHTLQADGSHSWNIAHVTFNATAKFRYVFEGIIGNSSDSSGGIFLDDVTLTETKCPYSVWHVRNFTKKLQKNYRRAITSPCFYSPEGYRYGLTLRPHSHYENYTGIFFHLCSGENDDMLEWPVGNRQVTITVMDQHPDVKLRMSSARSFTTDGSYLLPGEKTSYWDKPTLTGDYDVACNCYRSSTWGWARFILHRDLRRKSFLKNNDLIIFTEFNDLTPLIHTEVPIQPRGPPLRHRRAVEHQLYSAEHQLQSPFREQCSPGYCLNGGICVTVNGKASCRCASTQIHQHFGDRCERAQVHGTVLGVLVGAIAGVLVLAIAIINIIAKKRN, from the exons ATGCACTCATCCGCATTGTATTCCTTTTCTTTAGTAGTTTTTTTGGCATATTGTGAAACTTTGGTG ATCAGAAAGGGTCCTTTTGAAAATT ATTATGAAGTGGATGTTAGCAATTTAAAAGAGGATATCCCACAAATAAATGCAG AATCCCAAAGGTTTTTGCTTCAGGGAGACATTGCAGTAGTT CGAGAACGGAATGCTCATAAAGACCCAACAAAGAGATGGACATTCCCAGTTCCATACATTCTAACAGATAGTCTTG AGTTAAATGCCAAGGGCATCATCTTGGATGTGTTTGAGCAGTTTCGCTTAAAGTCGTGCATTGATTTTAAACCATACGAAGGAGAGAAATCTTTCCTATCTTTTAAAAAGTTATATGG GTGCTGGTCTTTTATTGGTAATAACCACAATGGCCAAGTTTTGTCCATTGGTAAAAATTGTGACAGTAAACCTCTTGTTGAGCATGAAATTCTACATGCACTAGGATTTTACCACGAGCACTCAAGACCAGACTATGATGACTACGTTAATATTTGGTGGAATGAAATTCAGCCTGGTAAGGTTTCAA GTTTTGAAGTATATGGCGATGACATCATTACTGACCAGAATACTCCATATGATTATGAATCTCTGATGCATTATCCACCATTCTCCTTCAACAAAAACGATAGTGTGCCAACCATCACTGCAAAGATACCGGTGTTTAATGACATTATTGGACAGCGATTAGACTTCAGTGCTCTTGATCTGCTGAGGTTAAATCGAATGTATAAATGCA ATGCCACTCTCACACTGTTGGACCAATGTGCATTTGAGTTTCTTAATATCTGTGGCATGATCCAGGGAGAACAGGATGCTACCGACTGGGTTCATGTGAAGAGCAGTCCTGGAAATAAAGATCATACTATAAATGGAAAATGCAGAG ATGCTGGATACTTCATGTACCTTGATACTAAGAATGGCAATGCAGGTCAAAATGCTGTTCTGGAGTCCAGGATCCTGTACCCCAGAAGGGATGAGCAGTGTCTTCAGTTTTTCTACAAAATGACAGGCAGTCCAATGGATAAGCTCGTTATATGGATGAAAATGGATGATGGAACTGGAACTGTTCGAAAACTAGTTAAAATTCATACATTACAAG CGGATGGCAGCCATTCATGGAACATTGCCCATGTGACCTTCAATGCGACAGCCAAGTTTCGTTATGTTTTCGAAGGAATAATTGGTAACTCCAGTGATTCTTCAGGTGGTATTTTCCTGGATGATGTCACACTTACCGAGACCAAATGTCCTTATAGTGTCTGGCATGTAAGGAACTTCACCAAAAAGCTTCAAAAGAATTATAGGAGGGCCATAACCAGTCCATGTTTCTATAGCCCGGAAGGATATCGATACGGTTTAACTTTAAGACCTCATTCTCATTATGAAAATTATACAGGGATCTTTTTCCACCTGTGCAGTGGTGAAAATGATGATATGCTTGAATGGCCAGTTGGGAACAGACAAGTTACCATTACAGTAATGGACCAGCATCCTGATGTGAAACTCAGAATGTCGTCTGCTCGAAGCTTCACTACAGATGGAAGTTATCTTCTACCCGGTGAGAAA ACCTCCTATTGGGACAAGCCCACATTAACTGGAGACTACGATGTTGCATGCAACTGTTACCGAAGTTCCACCTGGGGATGGGCAAGATTCATATTACACAGGGATCTCCGCCGCAAAAGTTTCTTAAAAAATAATGACCTCATTATTTTTACTGAGTTCAATG ATCTGACTCCATTGATTCATACAGAAGTGCCAATTCAGCCCAGGGGTCCTCCATTAAGGCATCGGCGAGCAGTAGAACATCAGCTCTACTCAGCAGAGCATCAGCTACAAAGTCCCTTCAGAGAGCAGTGCAGTCCTGGCTATTGTCTGAATGGTGGAATATGTGTTACTGTGAATGGGAAAGCAAGTTGCAG GTGTGCGTCAACTCAAATTCACCAGCACTTTGGTGATCGctgtgagagagcacaggttcaTGGCACAGTCCTGGGAGTACTGGTTGGTGCAATTGCAGGTGTGCTGGTGTTGGCTATTGCTATTATTAACATAATTGCCAAAAAACGAAATTAA